A window of the Schistocerca nitens isolate TAMUIC-IGC-003100 chromosome 5, iqSchNite1.1, whole genome shotgun sequence genome harbors these coding sequences:
- the LOC126259213 gene encoding cytochrome b-c1 complex subunit Rieske, mitochondrial — translation MMNIVSRAGNLAPYLKATSQVVAPQLKLPATPVAISSEKIVTPSLPKQHTSYSLSQTLPKGNLRVCSGPTVTTQVRCAHTDIQVPDFSAYRRHSVADATVKNTDPEARKSFTYLVAGTGAIGGAYAAKAIVTQFVSSMSASADVLALAKIEVKLSDIPEGKSVTFKWRGKPLFIRHRTAEEIQQEQSVNVSTLRDPQHDNDRVQKPEWLVVLGVCTHLGCVPIANAGDFGGYYCPCHGSHYDASGRIRKGPAPLNLEVPTYVFQDEGTLVVG, via the exons ATGATGAACATCGTATCTCGTGCGGGAAATTTAGCACCATACCTAAAAGCAACATCGCAGGTTGTAGCACCTCAATTAAAGCTACCAGCTACGCCGGTTGCAATTTCATCTGAAAAGATTGTGACCCCAAGTCTGCCGAAGCAACACACAAGTTATTCTTTAAGCCAGACTTTACCCAAGGGTAACTTGAGGGTGTGTTCTGGGCCAACAG TTACTACTCAAGTGAGATGTGCGCACACGGATATTCAGGTTCCAGATTTCAGTGCATACAGAAGACATTCAGTAGCAGATGCAACAGTGAAGAATACGGACCCGGAAGCCCGAAAATCTTTTACGTACCTAGTAGCGGGAA CTGGTGCCATTGGAGGAGCATATGCTGCGAAGGCAATAGTAACCCAGTTTGTCTCAAGTATGAGTGCATCTGCAGACGTGCTAGCTTTGGCGAAAATTGAAGTGAAACTGAGTGACATCCCAGAAGGAAAGAGTGTTACATTCAAATGGCGAGGGAAGCCACTGTTCATCAGGCACAG AACAGCAGAAGAAATTCAGCAAGAACAGAGTGTAAATGTAAGCACACTAAGAGACCCTCAGCATGATAATGATAGAGTGCAGAAACCAGAATGGCTGGTTGTACTTGGAGTGTGCACCCACCTTGGCTGTGTACCCATTGCCAATGCAG GTGACTTTGGTGGATACTACTGTCCCTGTCACGGCTCTCACTATGATGCATCAGGTCGTATCAGAAAAGGCCCAGCACCTCTCAATTTAGAAGTTCCAACATATGTGTTTCAAGATGAAGGAACCTTAGTTGTTGGCTGA